One window from the genome of Rariglobus hedericola encodes:
- a CDS encoding GNAT family N-acetyltransferase, producing the protein MAADALHHRPAGPEDEEIVFMLMREFYTEEHLVFDELLTLRAVRELIAQPALGLIILLESAGTVAGYFTLTFGFSLEFHGRFALLDELYLIPSARGRGWGKHCLTLAADTARARDVATLRLEVNHANARARSVYLKAGFQDNQRDIFTQWLR; encoded by the coding sequence CCGCCGACGCACTTCACCATCGGCCCGCCGGTCCGGAAGATGAAGAGATCGTGTTCATGCTCATGCGTGAATTCTACACGGAAGAACACTTGGTTTTCGACGAGCTGCTCACCCTCCGCGCTGTTCGTGAACTTATCGCCCAGCCGGCGCTCGGTCTGATTATCTTACTCGAATCCGCCGGCACCGTGGCCGGCTACTTCACGCTCACGTTCGGCTTCAGCTTGGAATTTCACGGACGTTTCGCGCTCCTCGATGAACTCTATCTGATTCCATCCGCCCGCGGCCGCGGATGGGGTAAACATTGCCTCACGTTGGCTGCCGACACCGCACGTGCCCGCGACGTCGCCACCCTGCGGCTCGAGGTCAATCACGCCAACGCCCGCGCACGCTCCGTCTATCTCAAGGCCGGTTTTCAGGATAATCAGCGCGATATTTTCACGCAGTGGCTTCGCTAA
- a CDS encoding superoxide dismutase, producing the protein MAYELPKLAYAYDALVPHIDAKTMEIHHSKHHQAYITNVNKALADAGVTAADCVCDLISDLSKVPESIRGAVRNNGGGHANHSFFWTIIGPGKGGAPKGKLAEAITATFGSFDKFKEEFAKAGATRFGSGWAWLYVTADKKIAVGSTANQDSPVMGKAVAGIEGKPVLALDVWEHAYYLNYQNRRPDYIAAFWNVADWDAAEEKYLKAIA; encoded by the coding sequence ATGGCTTACGAACTTCCAAAACTGGCTTACGCCTACGACGCCCTCGTCCCGCATATCGATGCCAAAACGATGGAAATCCATCATTCCAAGCATCATCAGGCTTATATCACCAATGTGAACAAAGCGTTGGCCGATGCCGGTGTCACCGCCGCCGACTGCGTATGCGACCTCATTTCTGATCTTTCCAAGGTCCCTGAATCCATCCGCGGCGCCGTTCGCAACAACGGTGGTGGCCACGCCAACCACTCTTTCTTCTGGACGATCATCGGTCCGGGCAAGGGCGGCGCCCCCAAGGGCAAACTCGCCGAGGCCATCACCGCCACGTTCGGCAGCTTCGACAAGTTCAAGGAAGAGTTCGCCAAGGCCGGCGCCACGCGCTTCGGCTCCGGCTGGGCCTGGCTCTACGTGACTGCCGACAAGAAAATCGCCGTCGGTTCCACCGCCAATCAGGACAGCCCCGTGATGGGCAAGGCCGTCGCCGGTATCGAAGGCAAGCCGGTCCTCGCCCTCGACGTCTGGGAGCACGCCTACTACCTCAACTACCAGAACCGCCGCCCCGATTACATCGCCGCCTTCTGGAACGTCGCCGACTGGGATGCCGCCGAGGAGAAATACCTCAAGGCCATCGCCTGA
- a CDS encoding PD40 domain-containing protein: MSPFSLNKFLRVLAAGIAFTSVSLVAQTSRNLGDVVIRADLKTISVTVSGSTTELDGLANLAFNAHGRYRRVASGGTFDIKFTAVAANQVQVTVTKAGAVALNQVAQGTSTRNAFFRAADAAVTATSGLKGIFASRLAFISEYSGKSEVFTGDLFFGEVRQITKDNAQAIRPRWSPDGGKILYTSFYKSGFPDIFLLDLNSMQRSTFVSFKGTNSGARFSPNGSQVAMVLSGEGNPEIYVSNAQGRGVARRTRTGSVEASPAWSPDGSRIVFTSDAAGGPQLYVMPAAGGTGQRLPTNISGYCAEPDWSLGDPNKIAFTTRIGRGYQIAVYDLAGRSPTKVVSKAPVDAVEPAWLADGRHLVYTERAANSRSICILDTETGKTTRLSPPQLKQTSQASVWIR, translated from the coding sequence ATGTCCCCTTTTTCCCTTAACAAATTTCTTCGCGTGCTGGCGGCCGGCATCGCTTTTACCTCGGTTTCACTTGTGGCGCAAACCAGCCGAAACCTCGGCGACGTGGTTATCCGTGCTGATCTTAAGACCATTTCGGTAACGGTGTCGGGTTCCACGACCGAACTCGATGGTCTGGCCAATCTCGCCTTCAATGCCCACGGTCGCTACCGTCGCGTGGCCAGCGGCGGCACCTTCGACATCAAGTTTACCGCGGTCGCGGCCAATCAGGTTCAGGTCACGGTCACGAAAGCTGGCGCGGTGGCATTGAACCAAGTCGCCCAAGGAACTAGCACGCGCAACGCCTTCTTCCGTGCGGCGGATGCGGCGGTCACCGCCACCAGCGGGCTCAAGGGTATCTTCGCTTCGCGTCTCGCTTTTATCAGCGAATACTCAGGCAAGTCGGAGGTTTTCACCGGCGATCTTTTCTTTGGCGAAGTGCGCCAGATCACCAAGGACAACGCCCAGGCTATCCGTCCTCGCTGGTCGCCGGATGGCGGCAAGATTCTTTATACCAGTTTCTACAAGTCGGGCTTTCCTGACATCTTCCTGCTCGATCTAAATAGCATGCAGCGTTCGACCTTCGTGAGCTTCAAAGGAACCAACAGTGGCGCGCGTTTCAGTCCGAATGGTTCGCAGGTTGCGATGGTGCTCTCCGGCGAAGGCAATCCTGAGATTTACGTGAGCAATGCGCAGGGCCGCGGCGTGGCGCGTCGCACACGCACGGGTTCGGTCGAGGCCTCGCCAGCGTGGTCGCCGGACGGCTCGCGGATCGTTTTCACTTCGGATGCCGCAGGTGGTCCGCAGCTCTACGTCATGCCGGCCGCGGGCGGCACCGGTCAGCGTCTGCCGACGAACATCAGCGGCTACTGCGCGGAGCCGGACTGGAGCCTGGGCGATCCCAACAAGATCGCGTTCACCACGCGCATCGGTCGCGGTTATCAGATCGCCGTCTATGATTTGGCGGGCCGCTCGCCCACGAAGGTTGTTTCCAAGGCGCCGGTGGACGCAGTGGAGCCGGCTTGGCTGGCCGACGGCCGCCACTTGGTTTACACCGAGCGCGCCGCCAACAGCCGCAGTATTTGCATTCTTGATACGGAAACCGGCAAGACCACCCGACTGAGCCCTCCGCAGCTCAAGCAGACCTCCCAGGCGAGCGTCTGGATTCGTTAA
- a CDS encoding Mrp/NBP35 family ATP-binding protein codes for MTPEDIKEALKQVKYPGFSRDIVSFGLVRSATLDGDTAKVSLTLTTSDPKIPLHIKQEVDKCLRALPGVKATVIDLAVTPARSASAPGGGNLGGNTAAPKTIQHAVAIASGKGGVGKSTFAVNLACALAQLLTAKGRPGRVGLMDCDIYGPSVPLMIGIEGRPQVEGDSLIPMENHGVKVMSMGFLVDDNTPVVWRGPMIMKTIQQFVQNVKWGELDILLVDLPPGTGDAQLSLVQTLPLDGAVLVTTPQPAATNVARKGGLMFQKVNVPLLGVAENMSYFLDPAGQKHAIFGEGGGQKTADSLGTVLLGQVPLIPEIRAGGDAGKPIVVTNPDSPAASTFREIGEAILLQLSRKPMPATS; via the coding sequence GTGACTCCCGAAGACATCAAAGAAGCCCTCAAGCAAGTAAAGTATCCCGGCTTCAGTCGCGACATCGTGTCGTTTGGACTGGTGCGCTCCGCCACACTTGATGGCGACACCGCCAAGGTTTCACTCACACTCACCACGTCCGACCCGAAAATCCCCCTGCACATCAAACAGGAGGTCGACAAGTGCCTGCGCGCCCTGCCGGGCGTTAAGGCCACCGTCATCGATCTGGCCGTCACGCCCGCACGCTCCGCCTCCGCACCCGGCGGCGGTAATCTCGGTGGCAACACCGCCGCGCCTAAAACCATCCAACACGCCGTCGCCATCGCCTCCGGCAAAGGCGGCGTCGGCAAGAGCACATTCGCCGTCAATCTCGCGTGCGCACTCGCCCAGTTGCTCACCGCCAAAGGCCGCCCGGGTCGCGTCGGCCTCATGGACTGCGATATCTACGGCCCGTCGGTTCCACTGATGATCGGCATCGAAGGTCGCCCCCAAGTCGAGGGCGACAGCCTCATCCCCATGGAGAATCACGGCGTGAAGGTCATGAGCATGGGCTTCCTCGTGGACGACAACACGCCCGTCGTCTGGCGCGGTCCGATGATCATGAAGACCATCCAGCAGTTCGTCCAAAACGTGAAATGGGGCGAGTTGGACATTCTGCTCGTCGATCTCCCGCCCGGCACCGGCGACGCCCAACTCTCGCTTGTGCAGACGCTCCCGCTCGACGGCGCCGTGCTCGTCACGACTCCGCAACCCGCCGCCACCAACGTGGCTCGCAAGGGCGGTCTCATGTTCCAAAAGGTCAACGTGCCGCTCTTGGGCGTAGCCGAAAACATGAGCTACTTCCTCGATCCCGCCGGACAAAAGCACGCCATCTTCGGCGAAGGCGGCGGCCAGAAAACCGCCGACTCCCTCGGCACCGTGCTGCTTGGCCAAGTGCCACTCATCCCTGAAATCCGTGCAGGTGGCGATGCCGGCAAACCCATCGTGGTCACCAATCCCGACAGCCCTGCCGCCTCAACTTTCCGGGAAATCGGCGAAGCCATTTTGCTCCAACTTTCCCGCAAGCCCATGCCCGCAACGAGCTAA
- the rpmG gene encoding 50S ribosomal protein L33: MAQETVTLECTEARKEGKPVSRYLTKRNKKTVTERIEKKKYNPFLKRHTLHKEIK; this comes from the coding sequence ATGGCACAAGAAACCGTCACCCTGGAATGCACCGAGGCCCGTAAAGAGGGTAAGCCCGTTTCCCGTTACCTCACCAAGCGTAACAAGAAGACCGTCACCGAGCGCATCGAAAAGAAGAAGTATAACCCCTTCCTTAAGCGCCACACCCTTCACAAGGAAATCAAGTAA
- a CDS encoding PTS sugar transporter subunit IIA, which translates to MKLDKIIARSRIIDLRSTDMKGALTELLAVSASKFSDLKPDALLRGLLQRESTMTTYLGSGVALPHVRVKMSRRYVLAIGRSREGIHNENTVDDEKIHLIFMLLADDKARDYLQLLASIARLLKDEELVRAVMQEATTNDVFDRLVAGFGGILAKPVQAQQNRINRLMIHEADRVAKGAGCGAIMVFGDVFVGGIEPGAWFPKSKTILVTRNLVELEEDDKYFAGVIQVRSYSQRRLAQLRSAMFVALTREMISFSDRVCCVGGIAGSNQFDTVVIVDVEREFQTLLTGHADLMPDDVKPEVLERVIAIATELAVEGREGKPVGCLFVLGDTAKVEKLIKPLVLNPFYGYKEEDRNILSPFMDETVKEFSSIDGAFIIRGDGVVSSAGSLIQAADSDHVLPSGLGSRHAAAAAISVATECISIVVSSSTGQVTLFRRGVMLPLTEKKMDAAG; encoded by the coding sequence ATGAAACTCGACAAGATCATCGCCCGCAGCCGCATCATTGATTTGCGGAGCACGGATATGAAAGGAGCTCTCACCGAGCTTCTGGCGGTGTCTGCGAGCAAGTTTTCCGATCTCAAGCCGGATGCTTTGCTGCGCGGTTTGCTCCAGCGCGAGAGCACGATGACGACTTACCTCGGCTCGGGCGTGGCGTTGCCGCACGTGCGGGTGAAAATGAGCCGCCGCTATGTGCTCGCCATTGGCCGCAGTCGTGAGGGCATCCACAACGAGAACACCGTCGATGATGAGAAGATCCACCTGATCTTCATGTTGCTGGCCGATGACAAGGCGCGGGATTATCTGCAATTACTGGCCTCGATCGCCCGTCTGTTGAAAGACGAGGAACTCGTCCGCGCGGTCATGCAGGAGGCGACGACGAATGATGTGTTTGACCGGTTGGTCGCCGGATTCGGCGGCATTCTCGCGAAGCCGGTGCAGGCCCAGCAAAACCGCATCAACCGCCTGATGATCCATGAAGCGGATCGGGTCGCCAAGGGTGCCGGTTGCGGTGCGATCATGGTTTTTGGCGATGTTTTTGTCGGCGGCATCGAGCCGGGTGCGTGGTTCCCCAAGAGCAAAACGATCCTGGTGACGCGCAACCTCGTGGAGCTCGAGGAGGACGATAAATATTTCGCCGGTGTGATCCAGGTGCGTTCGTATTCACAGCGCCGGCTCGCCCAACTGCGCAGCGCGATGTTTGTGGCGCTGACGCGCGAGATGATTTCGTTCAGCGATCGTGTGTGTTGCGTGGGCGGCATCGCTGGCAGCAACCAGTTCGACACGGTCGTGATCGTCGATGTGGAGCGCGAATTTCAGACGCTGCTCACCGGCCACGCCGACCTGATGCCTGATGACGTGAAGCCCGAGGTGCTTGAGCGCGTGATCGCCATCGCCACCGAGCTGGCCGTTGAAGGCCGCGAGGGAAAGCCGGTGGGCTGTCTTTTTGTGCTGGGCGACACCGCCAAGGTGGAGAAGCTGATCAAGCCGCTCGTTTTGAATCCGTTTTATGGATACAAGGAGGAGGATCGCAATATCCTCAGTCCGTTCATGGACGAGACGGTGAAGGAGTTTTCCTCGATCGACGGGGCGTTCATTATTCGTGGCGACGGCGTGGTGTCCTCGGCGGGCAGCCTGATCCAGGCGGCGGACAGCGACCATGTCCTGCCGAGCGGGCTGGGTAGCCGGCATGCAGCGGCGGCGGCGATCTCGGTGGCGACGGAGTGCATCTCGATCGTCGTGTCGTCGAGCACGGGGCAGGTGACCCTGTTCCGCCGTGGCGTGATGCTGCCGTTGACGGAAAAGAAGATGGATGCGGCTGGCTGA
- a CDS encoding NADH-quinone oxidoreductase subunit A, whose translation MSDAYLPLLIQLILATGLAVLIVGVSHLLGERSKKRTAITDTAYECGVKVEPLLHTRFSVKFYVTAMLFILFDIEVVFLIPWAFIYRDFLANNLSILGPILFFFGVLVLGLFYEVKKGALEWEK comes from the coding sequence ATGTCCGACGCGTATCTGCCGCTTCTCATTCAACTCATTCTGGCAACCGGCTTGGCCGTTTTGATTGTCGGTGTGAGTCACTTGCTCGGTGAGCGTAGTAAAAAACGCACCGCCATCACCGACACCGCCTACGAATGCGGCGTGAAGGTCGAGCCGCTCCTGCACACGCGTTTCTCGGTGAAGTTTTACGTCACCGCGATGCTGTTCATCCTGTTCGATATCGAGGTGGTTTTCCTGATTCCGTGGGCGTTCATCTATCGCGATTTCCTCGCCAACAACCTGTCGATTCTCGGACCGATCCTTTTCTTTTTCGGCGTGCTCGTCCTTGGTCTGTTCTACGAAGTGAAGAAGGGCGCGCTCGAGTGGGAGAAGTGA
- a CDS encoding DUF362 domain-containing protein: MLYFRFAFNCALVLLAGSVRLFAADVVPAPAAPAVSPVIWEAKLGDFSDAVYARQVEQLMERFEVSVGHKLVPGEKGKVGLKIYADSGPGLATPLGLTKAVIAALERRGYTKDKIFLVGLNQQRLRFTGYLPSLVTGKSAFDGHPVYVLESERYFDPVWFYDSPLPSRFDPILAQKSVENFDSETTLEQDRKSFLATPLFVDADFWINLPVYTDHPVLGVNGALVNATLWNASNTARFFRSPASAPAAVAEMSAIPELRGTWMFTLASLERYQFIGGPWFNSLYTISEPRLWLGTDPVLLDALMLERINRYRVLDGFKPVSDDIRTLEFASILGVGSRKVGDAKFVPVGN, translated from the coding sequence ATGCTCTACTTTCGATTCGCGTTTAATTGTGCACTGGTGCTCCTCGCGGGCTCCGTCCGGCTGTTTGCCGCCGACGTGGTTCCGGCTCCGGCGGCGCCGGCGGTATCGCCGGTGATCTGGGAGGCGAAATTGGGCGACTTCTCCGATGCGGTCTATGCACGACAGGTCGAGCAGCTGATGGAACGCTTTGAAGTGTCGGTCGGGCACAAACTCGTGCCGGGGGAGAAGGGCAAAGTGGGCCTCAAAATTTACGCCGACTCCGGTCCCGGGCTCGCCACGCCGCTGGGGCTCACCAAGGCGGTGATCGCGGCGCTTGAGCGGCGGGGCTACACGAAGGATAAGATTTTTCTGGTTGGCCTGAATCAGCAGCGGCTGCGGTTTACGGGCTATCTGCCGTCGCTGGTCACAGGCAAGTCTGCCTTCGACGGGCATCCGGTCTATGTGCTCGAATCGGAACGTTACTTCGATCCGGTGTGGTTTTATGACAGCCCGTTGCCTTCGCGCTTCGATCCGATTCTGGCGCAGAAAAGCGTCGAGAACTTCGATTCCGAGACGACGTTGGAGCAGGATCGTAAAAGCTTTCTGGCGACGCCGCTTTTTGTAGATGCTGATTTTTGGATCAATCTGCCGGTTTACACCGATCACCCGGTGCTGGGTGTAAACGGTGCGCTGGTGAACGCGACATTGTGGAACGCATCGAATACCGCGCGGTTTTTCCGCAGTCCGGCGAGCGCGCCGGCAGCGGTGGCGGAAATGAGCGCCATCCCTGAATTGCGTGGCACGTGGATGTTTACGCTGGCGAGTCTGGAGCGTTATCAATTCATCGGCGGACCCTGGTTCAACTCGCTTTACACGATTTCCGAACCGCGTTTGTGGCTGGGCACGGATCCGGTGTTGCTCGATGCCCTGATGCTGGAACGCATCAACCGCTACCGGGTGCTCGACGGTTTTAAGCCGGTGTCGGATGACATCCGCACGCTCGAGTTTGCTTCAATCCTCGGCGTGGGATCGCGGAAAGTGGGCGACGCCAAGTTCGTGCCTGTGGGGAATTGA
- the dnaG gene encoding DNA primase, whose translation MPVIKPTCLRDLKLRVNIVDVVGRVATLRKAGSRFKGLCPFHNEKSPSFHVDPDKGFYKCFGCGKAGDIISFVRETEQLTFTEAIETLGKRFNVPIEYEEGSGGPSREERSLRQEIFDIHETAAEHFHQVFKSATLTGDWMRDYWTEKRHFTHEISDEFKIGAAEPTGSELAAALLKKKHSEEALRQCGLFFVRDGAMLSLNSFKSRFRGRLMIPIRDHQGRVVAFTARQTDLTPEDDPAREAKYVNSPETPIFTKGNLLFNLDRARSNVGEGKPFVLVEGQLDALRSWSVGLKTAIAPQGTSITEGQLVLLRRYHTQVECFFDGDSAGQKAALRFLPMALKAGLEVRFLGGATDTKIDPDLLFLEKGLAGYEEVKKSALSSMAFACRALLPSPETATPEQKARIATEIHALILNVESEVARSQFLAEAASILRLPLSALQKDFDHQRLRHDRQQTARPAQLSSEEPLEVPAPKIDTRDTPEHHLLILILHFEQLGAPLGRTLPHEWIDLTHPAGVLLNRFLAEFEQDAWPGRDHLDDLLETAEERTLVASLLFETPQIDDPAKVANFGLAQLQSRRLEPRIRQIELALANTTADSNVDANSLFKELLDIKRQLRAPLRLPAA comes from the coding sequence ATGCCCGTCATCAAACCCACCTGTCTCCGCGATCTGAAGCTTCGCGTGAACATCGTCGATGTCGTGGGCCGGGTCGCCACCTTGCGCAAAGCCGGGTCTCGCTTCAAAGGCCTCTGCCCCTTTCACAACGAAAAATCGCCGTCCTTCCACGTCGATCCCGACAAGGGTTTCTACAAGTGCTTCGGTTGCGGAAAAGCGGGAGACATCATCAGCTTCGTCCGCGAAACCGAGCAGCTCACCTTCACCGAGGCCATCGAAACTCTCGGTAAACGCTTCAACGTTCCCATCGAATACGAGGAAGGCTCCGGCGGACCCAGTCGCGAGGAACGTTCGCTGCGCCAGGAGATTTTCGACATCCACGAAACCGCCGCCGAGCACTTTCACCAAGTATTCAAATCCGCCACGCTCACCGGCGACTGGATGCGCGATTATTGGACCGAAAAACGCCACTTCACCCACGAGATCTCCGACGAATTTAAAATCGGTGCCGCCGAGCCTACCGGCTCCGAACTCGCCGCCGCGTTACTCAAAAAAAAGCACTCCGAGGAAGCCCTCCGCCAATGCGGTCTCTTCTTTGTGCGCGATGGCGCGATGCTTAGTCTCAACTCCTTCAAATCCCGTTTCCGCGGACGCCTGATGATTCCCATCCGCGACCATCAGGGCCGCGTCGTGGCTTTTACCGCGCGTCAAACCGATCTGACCCCCGAAGACGATCCCGCCCGCGAAGCCAAATACGTCAACTCGCCCGAGACGCCGATTTTCACCAAGGGTAATCTGCTCTTCAACCTCGACCGCGCTCGGAGCAATGTCGGCGAAGGCAAACCGTTCGTCCTCGTCGAGGGTCAGCTCGATGCCCTGCGCAGCTGGAGCGTCGGCCTCAAGACCGCCATCGCGCCCCAAGGCACGTCGATCACCGAGGGACAGCTCGTCTTGCTTCGTCGCTATCACACGCAGGTTGAATGCTTTTTCGACGGCGACAGCGCCGGCCAAAAAGCCGCCCTGCGCTTCCTTCCAATGGCACTCAAAGCCGGCCTCGAAGTGCGCTTTCTCGGCGGTGCTACCGACACCAAGATCGATCCCGATTTGCTCTTCCTTGAAAAAGGTCTCGCCGGCTACGAGGAGGTCAAAAAATCCGCGCTGTCTTCGATGGCCTTTGCCTGCCGCGCCTTGTTGCCTTCACCCGAGACCGCCACTCCGGAGCAGAAGGCTCGTATCGCCACCGAGATTCACGCGCTCATCCTCAACGTCGAATCCGAGGTCGCCCGCTCCCAATTTCTCGCAGAAGCGGCCTCGATTCTCCGTCTGCCGCTTTCGGCCCTGCAAAAAGATTTTGATCACCAGCGCCTCCGCCATGACCGGCAGCAAACGGCCCGCCCCGCCCAACTTTCGTCCGAAGAACCGCTTGAGGTGCCTGCTCCCAAAATCGACACCCGCGACACGCCGGAGCATCACCTGCTCATTCTCATTCTTCACTTCGAGCAGTTGGGCGCTCCGCTCGGTCGGACGTTGCCGCACGAATGGATCGATCTGACCCACCCCGCCGGCGTGCTGCTCAACCGCTTTCTGGCTGAATTCGAACAGGATGCCTGGCCGGGCCGGGATCACTTGGACGATTTGCTGGAAACCGCCGAAGAACGCACACTCGTTGCATCATTACTTTTTGAGACACCTCAAATTGATGACCCCGCAAAAGTTGCGAATTTCGGATTGGCTCAACTTCAGAGCCGCCGGCTCGAACCCCGCATTCGCCAGATAGAACTTGCCCTAGCCAATACCACTGCGGACAGTAACGTTGACGCAAATTCTCTATTTAAGGAACTCCTAGATATCAAACGCCAGCTGCGCGCGCCTTTGAGGCTGCCCGCGGCTTAA
- the rpoD gene encoding RNA polymerase sigma factor RpoD: protein MPRKAKSADTDSHSEAVEAAIERIRPASGDASAPGVDLPAGGINDKIRNLIRLSKEQGYLTFDDINEALPDSVENQEEIDNVLSILQNLEIEILEPDQVEDYKQRQEEAEEEESRSSQHDILDDPVRMYLKQMGQVPLLTREQEVEISKRIENAELKAQTALFETAIIGKYIAILGAKLINREERFDRIVIDKKIESRDAYFKGLPKLVELTQKNEESVADSWEEYLKARSEADRKKVLAKHTKREATLRANFSKFYFKLKVYEEWLEALQPVLSEIEQLHHQLDRAKHPKTKKDAAIDTKAIQARIKQIEAEQRIAPADLQRVVTQTNVHVREAHKAKTEMVEANLRLVISIAKKYTNRGLSFLDLIQEGNMGLMKAVEKFEYRRGYKFSTYATWWIRQAITRSIADQARTIRIPVHMIETLNKVMQVQKQLLQEFGHEPTPEEVADEMNLPVERVQQIMKMAQQPISLQSPVGDGDDTSFGDFIEDKSAENPYDMTAYSLLREKIIDVLDSLTDRERRVLSLRFGLVDGYSRTLEEVGKQFKVTRERIRQIEAKALRKMRHPTRIRQLHGFFDAEQIDNAQNLLKQVQANKPVIPQHP, encoded by the coding sequence ATGCCGCGCAAAGCCAAGTCCGCCGATACCGATTCCCACTCCGAAGCCGTCGAGGCCGCCATTGAACGCATCCGCCCCGCGTCGGGCGATGCGTCCGCTCCGGGCGTTGATCTCCCGGCCGGTGGTATTAACGACAAGATCCGCAACCTCATCCGTCTCTCGAAGGAACAGGGTTACCTGACCTTCGACGACATCAACGAGGCCCTGCCCGACTCCGTGGAAAACCAGGAGGAAATCGATAACGTCCTCTCGATTCTGCAGAATCTTGAAATCGAAATTCTCGAGCCCGATCAGGTCGAGGATTACAAGCAGCGCCAGGAAGAAGCCGAGGAAGAAGAGTCGCGCTCCTCGCAGCACGACATCCTCGACGACCCGGTTCGCATGTATCTCAAGCAGATGGGCCAGGTCCCCCTGCTCACCCGCGAACAAGAAGTTGAAATCTCCAAGCGTATCGAAAACGCCGAGCTCAAGGCCCAGACCGCCCTCTTTGAAACCGCGATCATCGGCAAATACATCGCCATCCTCGGTGCAAAGCTCATCAACCGCGAAGAGCGTTTTGACCGCATCGTCATCGACAAGAAAATCGAGAGCCGCGACGCCTATTTCAAAGGCCTGCCCAAGCTCGTCGAGCTCACCCAGAAAAACGAAGAGTCCGTCGCCGACTCGTGGGAAGAATACCTGAAGGCCCGCTCCGAGGCCGACCGCAAAAAGGTCCTCGCCAAGCACACCAAACGCGAAGCCACCCTGCGCGCGAATTTCTCCAAGTTTTATTTCAAGCTGAAGGTTTACGAAGAGTGGCTCGAAGCCCTCCAACCCGTCCTCAGCGAAATCGAACAGCTCCACCACCAGCTCGACCGCGCCAAGCACCCGAAGACCAAGAAGGATGCCGCCATCGACACGAAGGCGATCCAGGCCCGCATCAAACAGATCGAGGCCGAACAGCGTATCGCGCCGGCCGACCTGCAGCGCGTCGTCACCCAGACCAACGTCCACGTCCGCGAAGCCCACAAGGCCAAGACCGAGATGGTCGAGGCCAACCTTCGTCTCGTGATCTCCATCGCGAAGAAATACACGAACCGCGGCCTCTCGTTCCTCGACCTCATTCAAGAGGGCAACATGGGCCTCATGAAGGCCGTCGAGAAATTCGAATATCGCCGCGGCTACAAGTTCTCCACTTACGCCACGTGGTGGATCCGCCAGGCCATCACGCGCTCGATCGCCGACCAGGCCCGCACCATCCGTATTCCGGTGCACATGATCGAGACCTTGAACAAGGTCATGCAGGTCCAGAAGCAGCTCCTCCAGGAATTCGGCCACGAGCCAACGCCCGAGGAAGTCGCCGACGAAATGAACCTGCCAGTCGAGCGCGTGCAGCAGATCATGAAGATGGCGCAGCAGCCCATCTCCCTGCAGTCGCCCGTGGGCGATGGCGACGACACGTCCTTCGGTGACTTCATCGAGGACAAATCCGCCGAGAATCCCTACGACATGACCGCCTACTCGCTCCTTCGCGAGAAGATCATCGACGTGCTCGATTCCCTCACTGATCGCGAACGTCGCGTGCTCTCGCTGCGCTTCGGTCTGGTGGACGGTTACAGCCGCACGCTCGAGGAAGTCGGCAAGCAGTTTAAGGTGACCCGCGAACGTATCCGTCAGATTGAGGCCAAGGCGCTCCGCAAGATGCGTCACCCGACGCGCATTCGCCAGCTGCACGGCTTCTTCGACGCCGAGCAGATCGACAACGCGCAGAACCTGCTCAAGCAGGTTCAGGCCAACAAGCCGGTCATCCCGCAGCACCCCTGA
- a CDS encoding Sec-independent protein translocase subunit TatA/TatB yields MNSLSTTVAAVFGLGGMELFLILAVVMLLFGAKKLPELAKGLGKSIKEFKKASNETDNEDEDGEPSVKKPVSKPETTKTHGSN; encoded by the coding sequence ATGAACAGTCTCTCCACCACCGTAGCCGCCGTCTTTGGTTTGGGCGGCATGGAACTCTTTCTCATCCTCGCCGTAGTGATGTTGCTCTTCGGCGCGAAGAAGCTTCCCGAGCTCGCCAAGGGCCTCGGCAAGTCGATCAAGGAGTTCAAAAAAGCGTCCAACGAAACGGACAACGAAGACGAAGACGGCGAGCCTTCTGTAAAAAAACCCGTTTCCAAACCGGAGACCACCAAGACACACGGCTCCAACTAA